The DNA segment AATTTGGTTCAGCTGGTTAGCTCTTTTTGGCACCGTAGCGGCTACGTGCCTGCTTACGGTTATCGACACCCAGTGTATCGCGAGAACCGCGAACGACTTGGTAACGAACACCTGGCAAGTCACGGACGCGACCACCACGAACCAAGACGATCGAGTGTTCCTGCAGGTTGTGACCTTCACCAGGAATGTAGACCGTTACTTCTTTGCCATTGCTCAAACGAACACGGGTAATCTTCCGCAAAGCCGAGTTCGGCTTTTTAGGAGTCATCGTGCGGACCTGCAAGCAGACCCCTTGCTTCTGCGGGCACTTTTCAAGTACCGGCGATTTACTCATTTTCCGCTGGCGTTTACGCGGTTTGCGAACCAATTGGTTGGTAGTGGGCATCGGCTAATGTTTCATTCAGTTTGCGAAAAGTCGCGTGTAGTTCATACGTTAAGTCGCATGCTTACGACAGATACAGGCGGGCAAGTATCGCCGCCGCGGTTCGGCTGTCAAGGCCGGGCCGGGTATTCTTGCCGATCCGTCGCCCAGCGCCCAGCCCGAAAGCGGCATCCAGACGCAAAAAATCATGACAGTGCGACCAGACAACCGTTCTGACCGTCCGTTTTTGACAACAAAAGAAATCTTAATCTTTCCGGGAAATTGCCACCAGTCGGCTGACACCATGACGTTTCGAGGGGCAAGTGCGTCGATTCCGCTGACCACGGTATGAATACGGTAAATCCACCCGCCCTCGCTCATCGGTTTGCTGCGTTTATTGGAAGCGGAGAAAGATTGCTGCGTTTTGCTCGAGA comes from the Roseimaritima multifibrata genome and includes:
- the rpsL gene encoding 30S ribosomal protein S12; the protein is MPTTNQLVRKPRKRQRKMSKSPVLEKCPQKQGVCLQVRTMTPKKPNSALRKITRVRLSNGKEVTVYIPGEGHNLQEHSIVLVRGGRVRDLPGVRYQVVRGSRDTLGVDNRKQARSRYGAKKS